A single window of Anaerocolumna chitinilytica DNA harbors:
- a CDS encoding PAS domain S-box protein, which produces MEEAFYKQILLNSPRAFAYHKILLDEEGRPIDYVFLEVNRAFEEMTGLKAEQIIGKKITEVIPGIKEEEFDFIKAYAETALHGKTAEYEQYSAALGRWYHIQVYSPRLYYFAINFLDVSRERQQVEESEKLFNRIQENELQFHRMIDNLPISLYINGIDGEIFYVNNAGKELFETGEIVREGSSTLAFWANTEDRRRFVDELIEQGMVKGFETNLQTQKGRTFWAMVSGIFIQYQNQLCILATQQDITQRKLMESALRASEEKYRLITEFTSDMIWIFNYSRYKFTYISPAVVQILGYQPEEALEIPLENLLPEEFLQRVEQRAAEHVREFLENPEKSQFYIIEMQSNHKNGRLIWMETSAGYRYNAEQEIEILGVSRNIEERRNVEQKVLYLSYHDQLTGLYNRRFYDEELLRLDAARNLPVTLVLADVNGLKLTNDAFGHLAGDQLLIQVSQILSSECHGEDMVARIGGDEFVLLLPGMEEKEAEGLIANIKKTLAARSSESSVLSVSFGCATKTADTQRMENIFVEAENAMYRHKLNESSSMRNETLKIITQVFYRKSKEEEAHNKRVGGLCGEIAKAMGMSEESVNEIITAGSLHDIGKIGMEEKLFNKQNPLTEAEWVEYKRHPEIGYQILKSSNEFTQIALYVLCHHERMDGKGYPRGIKGSDIPLQARILSLADAYDRMLYPREYQEPMEEEAVIKEIAANAGSQFDEAVARIFIEKVLKRNWTDYTGA; this is translated from the coding sequence ATGGAAGAGGCATTTTATAAACAGATTTTATTGAATTCACCAAGGGCATTTGCTTACCACAAAATTCTTCTTGACGAAGAAGGCAGACCCATTGACTATGTGTTTCTTGAAGTAAACAGAGCATTTGAAGAAATGACAGGATTAAAAGCTGAACAAATAATAGGGAAAAAGATAACGGAAGTAATTCCGGGAATAAAGGAAGAAGAATTCGATTTTATTAAGGCATATGCAGAAACCGCCCTACATGGGAAAACCGCAGAATACGAACAATACTCGGCGGCTCTTGGCCGCTGGTACCACATCCAGGTATATTCTCCCAGGCTATATTACTTTGCGATAAATTTTCTGGATGTATCCAGAGAAAGACAGCAGGTTGAGGAAAGTGAAAAGCTGTTTAACAGGATACAGGAAAATGAACTGCAATTTCACCGTATGATTGATAACCTACCGATTTCACTTTATATTAATGGTATAGACGGTGAAATATTTTATGTTAACAATGCCGGAAAAGAACTTTTTGAAACAGGTGAGATAGTAAGGGAGGGAAGCAGTACCCTTGCCTTTTGGGCAAACACAGAAGACAGACGCCGGTTCGTTGATGAGCTGATAGAGCAGGGTATGGTAAAGGGTTTTGAAACGAATCTGCAGACACAGAAAGGGAGAACATTCTGGGCAATGGTAAGCGGTATTTTTATTCAATATCAAAACCAGCTCTGCATACTCGCTACGCAGCAGGATATAACCCAGCGAAAACTTATGGAGAGCGCATTAAGGGCAAGCGAGGAAAAGTACCGTCTGATTACCGAGTTTACTTCTGATATGATATGGATATTTAATTATAGCAGGTATAAATTTACTTATATAAGCCCGGCAGTTGTTCAGATATTGGGCTATCAGCCGGAGGAGGCCTTAGAGATTCCATTAGAAAACTTGCTGCCGGAAGAATTTCTTCAGCGTGTGGAGCAGCGGGCTGCAGAACATGTAAGAGAGTTTCTTGAGAATCCGGAAAAATCCCAGTTTTATATTATTGAGATGCAGAGTAATCATAAAAACGGCCGGCTTATTTGGATGGAGACCTCCGCCGGATATCGTTATAACGCTGAGCAGGAAATTGAGATACTTGGAGTCAGCCGTAATATTGAGGAGAGAAGAAATGTCGAACAAAAGGTGTTATATTTAAGTTATCATGATCAATTGACAGGGCTATACAATCGCAGGTTCTATGATGAAGAGCTTTTAAGACTGGATGCAGCCAGGAATCTTCCGGTTACCTTGGTCCTTGCTGATGTGAACGGTTTAAAACTTACCAATGATGCTTTTGGTCACCTGGCGGGCGATCAGCTGCTTATCCAGGTCTCACAGATTCTTTCCAGTGAATGCCATGGGGAGGATATGGTAGCACGTATCGGCGGAGATGAATTTGTCCTCTTGCTGCCGGGGATGGAGGAAAAAGAGGCGGAGGGACTTATAGCCAATATTAAAAAGACATTAGCTGCAAGAAGCAGTGAAAGTTCTGTCCTTTCCGTTTCCTTTGGCTGTGCAACAAAGACAGCAGATACCCAGCGGATGGAGAATATTTTTGTGGAAGCAGAGAATGCCATGTACCGGCATAAACTCAATGAAAGCAGCAGTATGCGTAATGAAACCCTGAAAATAATAACGCAAGTATTTTATCGTAAAAGCAAAGAGGAAGAAGCTCATAACAAAAGAGTAGGCGGATTATGCGGAGAGATAGCAAAAGCAATGGGGATGAGCGAGGAGTCGGTTAACGAGATTATAACAGCTGGTTCTCTTCATGATATCGGTAAGATAGGAATGGAAGAAAAACTTTTTAACAAACAGAATCCCCTTACGGAGGCAGAATGGGTTGAATACAAAAGGCACCCTGAAATAGGTTACCAGATATTGAAAAGCTCCAATGAATTTACCCAGATTGCACTATATGTCTTATGCCATCATGAACGTATGGATGGCAAGGGTTATCCCAGGGGAATAAAAGGTAGTGATATACCACTGCAGGCAAGGATCTTAAGTCTTGCAGATGCATATGACAGGATGCTGTACCCAAGAGAATATCAGGAACCAATGGAGGAGGAGGCCGTTATCAAAGAAATAGCAGCCAATGCAGGCAGCCAATTCGATGAAGCAGTAGCCAGGATATTTATTGAAAAGGTTTTAAAAAGAAACTGGACAGATTATACTGGAGCTTAA
- a CDS encoding MarR family winged helix-turn-helix transcriptional regulator: MSVNNPLTRRVGHITKCSQQHMDVVLKPLELSSGSYPFLLTLYDEEGINLEKLSRKIHVDKALSTRTVQKLISLDYIKKLPHDNDQRSCKLYLTDKAREVIPFIRQALDDWIEQITVDIPPEKLEELYSMLNTIMIRAEEK; the protein is encoded by the coding sequence ATGAGTGTAAATAATCCGCTTACCAGACGTGTAGGACATATTACGAAGTGCAGCCAACAGCATATGGATGTTGTATTAAAGCCTCTGGAATTAAGCAGCGGCTCCTATCCGTTTCTTTTAACTCTATACGATGAGGAAGGAATTAATCTGGAGAAGTTAAGCCGAAAAATACATGTGGATAAAGCCTTGTCAACTCGTACGGTTCAAAAGTTGATTTCCTTAGATTATATAAAAAAGCTGCCTCATGATAACGACCAAAGATCCTGCAAACTTTATCTGACCGATAAAGCAAGGGAGGTTATCCCTTTTATAAGACAAGCTTTAGATGACTGGATTGAGCAGATTACCGTAGATATTCCGCCGGAAAAGCTGGAGGAGTTATACAGCATGTTGAATACCATTATGATACGCGCAGAAGAAAAGTAA
- a CDS encoding SGNH/GDSL hydrolase family protein, producing MFRENEVVLFQGDSVTDCGRNRENEDDMGLGYPLLISSWLQAKYPEKNIRFINKGISGNRVCDLEARWNEDCISLEPTFVSILIGINDTWRRYDNNDPTSAKVFEDTYRRIILQVKEKTSAKIMLCEPFVLPFPEDRNMWREDLDPKIHAVRNLAREFKTLLLPLDGLINSAAALKSPAFWAADGVHPTMAGHALIAQEWLKKTGF from the coding sequence ATGTTTAGAGAGAATGAAGTAGTTTTGTTCCAGGGGGACAGTGTAACCGACTGTGGCAGAAACAGAGAAAATGAAGATGATATGGGACTCGGATATCCCCTGCTAATCAGTTCATGGCTTCAGGCTAAGTATCCTGAGAAAAATATCCGCTTTATAAATAAGGGGATATCAGGCAATAGAGTATGTGATTTAGAGGCAAGATGGAATGAGGATTGTATTAGTTTAGAGCCTACATTTGTATCCATTCTGATAGGTATTAATGACACTTGGAGGCGTTATGATAATAATGATCCTACTTCTGCAAAAGTTTTTGAGGATACCTACAGAAGGATTATCTTACAGGTGAAAGAAAAAACCAGTGCTAAAATCATGCTGTGCGAACCTTTTGTATTACCTTTCCCGGAGGACAGAAATATGTGGAGAGAGGATCTTGACCCGAAGATACATGCTGTAAGAAATCTGGCAAGGGAATTTAAGACGCTGCTCTTACCTCTGGATGGTTTAATAAACAGTGCGGCAGCGCTAAAGAGTCCGGCGTTTTGGGCAGCAGACGGAGTACATCCTACCATGGCAGGACATGCCTTGATCGCCCAGGAGTGGTTAAAGAAGACAGGTTTTTAA
- a CDS encoding MFS transporter gives MDIAIKENDHPTTVPRSVRWGILFIVVMSVFMSTLDSSIVNVALPTMSKNLSVSSGAIAWVVSIYLIAVSATMLLFGRLGDIYGKTLVFQIGLAVFTLGSLLCGISASLTVLLIARVVQAIGAAGLMSNSQGIITQVFPDKERGRALGINGAFVALGSLVGPSLGGLIVDFTRWEYIFWINIPIGIIVILLSLKLLPHSGKKMNEKVDLPGSLLFLTFIVLLFGGLGQVQQAGFTSPAVIISLITSVILFCFFLRREKRIEMPLLDLSLFHSKWFSISLVCSFISFIAIFCSNIVMPFYLQDALGLSPKSAGIFLSIYPLILALAAPISGYISDKIGSEILTLIGLCLISIGLLLMSTLNASPNYLAMGMYMGIMSLGNALFQSPNTSLVMSTLPRNKLGIGGSISALVRNLGMIVGITLATTLLYQGMSGKVGHHVSDITTAGTSAFLFAMRIVYLTAFVISMTGAAITAFRLFSRKKERQ, from the coding sequence ATGGATATTGCCATCAAAGAAAATGATCATCCGACCACTGTACCCCGAAGTGTCAGATGGGGCATTTTATTTATTGTTGTTATGTCAGTTTTTATGTCCACCTTGGACAGTAGTATTGTAAATGTAGCACTTCCCACTATGTCAAAAAACCTCTCTGTATCCTCCGGCGCCATTGCCTGGGTAGTAAGTATCTATCTTATTGCAGTATCTGCTACGATGCTGCTCTTTGGCAGACTGGGCGATATATACGGCAAAACCCTTGTCTTTCAAATAGGTCTTGCTGTCTTTACCTTAGGTTCTCTTCTATGTGGTATTTCTGCTTCCCTTACCGTGCTTTTAATTGCAAGGGTAGTCCAGGCTATCGGTGCCGCTGGACTTATGTCTAACAGCCAGGGAATTATCACCCAGGTATTTCCGGATAAGGAAAGAGGCCGTGCTTTAGGAATCAACGGTGCTTTTGTAGCTCTTGGTTCGTTGGTAGGACCATCCCTTGGAGGTCTGATCGTTGATTTTACCAGATGGGAATATATCTTCTGGATTAACATACCAATCGGTATTATAGTAATTTTACTGTCCCTGAAATTACTCCCCCATTCCGGAAAGAAAATGAATGAGAAAGTTGATCTACCCGGTTCTCTCTTATTCCTGACCTTTATTGTACTGCTCTTTGGAGGTTTAGGACAGGTTCAGCAGGCAGGCTTTACTTCTCCCGCTGTAATAATAAGCCTTATCACTTCTGTGATACTCTTCTGCTTCTTTTTACGCAGGGAGAAACGCATTGAGATGCCTTTACTGGATTTATCTCTTTTCCACAGCAAATGGTTCAGTATCAGCTTAGTCTGCAGCTTTATAAGCTTTATCGCTATTTTTTGCTCCAATATCGTTATGCCCTTTTACCTGCAGGATGCTTTGGGATTATCCCCGAAAAGTGCGGGAATATTCCTTTCCATCTACCCTCTAATCCTGGCACTGGCCGCTCCCATAAGCGGATATATCTCTGATAAAATAGGTTCTGAAATTTTAACATTAATAGGACTTTGCCTTATCAGTATCGGATTGCTTTTAATGTCCACCCTGAATGCCAGCCCGAACTACCTGGCAATGGGTATGTATATGGGAATTATGTCCCTTGGTAATGCCCTGTTTCAATCCCCTAATACTTCACTTGTAATGTCTACTCTTCCAAGGAACAAACTTGGTATTGGCGGCAGTATCAGTGCTCTGGTCCGTAATCTTGGTATGATTGTGGGTATTACCCTTGCTACTACCCTTTTATATCAGGGAATGAGCGGGAAAGTAGGTCATCACGTAAGCGATATTACAACAGCCGGTACTTCGGCCTTCCTCTTTGCCATGAGAATTGTATATCTGACAGCTTTTGTTATCAGTATGACAGGCGCTGCGATTACTGCTTTTCGTTTATTTTCCAGAAAAAAAGAGCGTCAATAA
- a CDS encoding glycoside hydrolase family 65 protein, which yields MQYKIYEIENDKTDNNALMVNETVFHNANGYIGIRSNYEEGYPDGYDTIRGSYINGFYDIADMKQAEKLCGLVEDKQAMLNVADTQTIYLELDGERFSLFEGEVLRSRRFLDMEAGVTGREVHWRSPGGKEAEIRIKRMTSFCQLTLFTIEYSVKALNFSGNISFTSYHTGKVTNYSNANDPRVAQESKRYILPEKAWMEEGASYLTSTTSKSGLSVCTGVAHTLTAEGEKGKQEENIETELLLNQTEHSACYKAQLPIKEQETVILTKYTVFCDSIRFGDCSKAAKEEMEKALRIPLSGHYETQRIYLKEFWDNCMLQIKGDDALTEAVNYNMYQLIQSVGKDEHSNIAAKGLSGEGYEGHYFWDTEMYIQPFFNLTQPAITKNLISFRYSTLEQARENAHILGHKKGILYPWRTIMGVECSGYFPSGTAAYHINGDVAYSIVSYYLATKDIDFIADKGAEIIFETARLWLDVGNYFEGSFRINEVTGPDEYTCMVNNNYFTNAAAQYNLNWAVKFFYLLKEAGMLQKVTEKITLTDNEIEEFGRAAENMYLPYDEELGINPQDDSFLAKKVWDIPGTPADKFPLLLHYHPLHLYRYQVCKQADTVLAHFIFEDAQSLETIGKSFEYYEKVTTHDSSLSTCIFSIVASKLGLTQKAYEYFGDSAKLDLFNTHKNTKDGIHTANMGGTFMAIVYGFAGLRIKESGISFAPVLPECWEEYCFQINYEDSRIKVEVKKEESIFTLISGSATRLQVYQELYELNDRVSVKIGLNK from the coding sequence GTGCAGTATAAAATTTATGAGATAGAGAATGACAAAACAGACAACAATGCACTTATGGTAAATGAAACAGTTTTTCATAATGCCAACGGATATATCGGCATCCGTTCCAATTATGAAGAAGGATATCCGGATGGGTATGACACCATAAGAGGTTCATATATTAATGGCTTTTATGATATTGCAGATATGAAGCAGGCAGAGAAGCTCTGCGGGCTTGTGGAAGATAAGCAGGCAATGTTAAATGTTGCAGATACCCAGACCATATATCTGGAGCTTGATGGAGAAAGGTTCAGCCTTTTTGAGGGAGAAGTCTTAAGGAGCAGGAGATTTCTGGATATGGAGGCAGGGGTTACGGGAAGAGAGGTTCATTGGCGTTCACCTGGTGGAAAAGAAGCAGAGATCAGGATTAAGCGAATGACTTCCTTTTGCCAGCTTACCTTATTCACGATTGAATACAGTGTAAAAGCACTGAATTTCAGCGGAAATATCAGTTTTACCTCCTACCATACCGGGAAGGTAACGAATTACAGTAATGCCAATGATCCAAGGGTAGCCCAGGAAAGCAAGAGGTATATCCTGCCTGAGAAGGCCTGGATGGAAGAAGGAGCTTCATACCTTACATCAACGACCTCAAAGTCTGGCCTGTCAGTCTGCACAGGAGTAGCACATACCCTTACAGCAGAGGGAGAAAAGGGAAAGCAAGAAGAAAATATAGAAACGGAGCTGCTGTTAAATCAAACAGAGCACAGTGCCTGCTATAAAGCACAGCTTCCTATAAAGGAACAGGAGACAGTTATCCTGACGAAATATACAGTATTTTGTGATTCAATCCGATTTGGCGATTGCAGTAAAGCGGCAAAGGAAGAGATGGAAAAGGCACTGCGCATACCCCTGTCCGGGCATTACGAAACCCAAAGGATATATCTAAAGGAATTCTGGGATAATTGTATGTTGCAAATTAAGGGAGATGATGCCCTAACAGAAGCAGTTAATTATAATATGTACCAATTGATTCAATCCGTGGGAAAAGACGAACACAGTAATATTGCAGCCAAGGGATTAAGCGGAGAAGGTTATGAAGGCCATTATTTCTGGGATACGGAAATGTATATACAGCCTTTCTTTAATCTGACTCAGCCTGCTATCACAAAGAATCTTATCAGCTTCCGTTACAGCACATTGGAACAGGCAAGAGAGAATGCACATATTTTGGGCCATAAGAAAGGGATATTATATCCCTGGCGTACGATTATGGGAGTGGAGTGTTCCGGTTACTTTCCCTCCGGAACCGCTGCCTATCACATCAACGGAGATGTTGCTTACTCTATTGTTTCATATTATCTGGCAACAAAGGATATTGACTTTATTGCGGATAAAGGCGCAGAGATTATTTTTGAAACTGCCAGACTTTGGCTGGATGTGGGGAATTACTTCGAGGGAAGCTTTCGTATTAACGAGGTAACCGGACCGGACGAATACACCTGTATGGTAAACAACAATTATTTTACCAATGCAGCCGCCCAGTACAATCTTAATTGGGCTGTTAAGTTCTTTTATTTATTAAAAGAGGCAGGTATGCTACAAAAAGTTACAGAAAAAATAACCCTTACGGATAATGAGATCGAGGAGTTTGGCCGAGCAGCGGAAAATATGTATCTTCCCTACGATGAGGAGCTTGGAATCAACCCCCAAGACGATTCCTTTCTTGCAAAAAAGGTGTGGGATATACCTGGCACACCGGCAGATAAATTCCCGCTGTTGCTGCATTATCACCCCTTGCATTTATACCGTTATCAGGTATGCAAGCAGGCAGATACGGTATTGGCACACTTTATCTTCGAGGATGCCCAGTCCCTGGAGACAATAGGTAAGTCCTTTGAGTATTATGAAAAGGTAACTACCCATGATTCCTCTTTATCTACCTGTATCTTCAGTATCGTAGCTTCCAAGCTTGGGCTGACTCAGAAAGCTTATGAGTATTTTGGAGACTCTGCCAAGCTGGATTTATTCAATACCCATAAGAATACAAAGGATGGCATCCATACAGCAAATATGGGAGGAACCTTTATGGCAATTGTCTATGGCTTTGCTGGGCTAAGAATCAAGGAAAGCGGTATCAGTTTTGCGCCGGTGCTTCCGGAGTGCTGGGAGGAATACTGTTTCCAGATTAATTATGAGGATAGCCGTATAAAGGTGGAGGTTAAGAAAGAGGAAAGCATTTTTACACTGATAAGCGGAAGCGCCACAAGACTTCAGGTATATCAGGAATTATATGAATTAAATGACAGGGTATCTGTGAAAATAGGTTTGAACAAATGA
- a CDS encoding YdcF family protein, with amino-acid sequence MLLLFSILFLIAGIFCVGYTILIISYSGAGTAFLWFWILAAIGSFLAFALFTLLHTKHVFFHRIWYYAFSVLFICGAAVFLLVEGNIFYGGMGKAAPKADYMIVLGAQVKGRTVSKALKNRLDTALKYLLDNPQTTVIVSGGQGRGEEITEALAMRNYLADKGIDTERILLEDKSVNTYENLVNSKGIIDSREASDSSSVKVVVVTNRFHVFRALSLARTQGIKVVQGLGAPNDDILTLHYYVREFFGVVKDVLQGNMKWYGHVNVR; translated from the coding sequence ATGCTGTTATTATTTTCTATTTTATTCTTAATTGCCGGTATCTTTTGTGTCGGGTATACAATCCTTATAATTTCCTATTCCGGAGCCGGAACAGCTTTTTTGTGGTTCTGGATTTTGGCGGCGATAGGAAGCTTTTTGGCCTTCGCACTTTTTACCCTACTCCATACAAAGCATGTCTTTTTTCATCGGATATGGTATTATGCGTTTTCCGTTTTGTTTATATGCGGTGCAGCCGTATTTCTTCTGGTGGAAGGAAATATCTTCTATGGGGGTATGGGTAAGGCTGCCCCAAAGGCAGATTATATGATAGTGTTGGGAGCGCAGGTAAAAGGAAGGACGGTTTCCAAAGCACTTAAGAACCGCCTGGACACTGCGCTTAAATATCTTTTGGATAACCCACAGACAACTGTAATCGTGTCAGGAGGGCAAGGAAGAGGAGAAGAGATAACAGAAGCTCTGGCTATGAGAAATTACCTGGCAGATAAGGGAATTGATACAGAGCGGATCTTGTTGGAGGATAAGTCGGTAAATACTTATGAGAATCTGGTGAACAGTAAAGGTATAATAGATTCAAGAGAAGCCTCTGACAGTTCCTCTGTAAAGGTTGTTGTGGTCACTAACAGGTTTCATGTATTTCGGGCACTAAGTCTTGCCAGAACCCAAGGGATTAAAGTGGTTCAGGGACTTGGAGCTCCTAATGATGATATCTTAACACTGCATTATTATGTCAGAGAATTTTTTGGTGTGGTTAAGGATGTCCTGCAGGGGAATATGAAATGGTATGGGCACGTTAATGTAAGGTAA
- a CDS encoding DUF1861 family protein, with protein MSIKDWKIQFEQEKDKKVYHSTVLTFHGVEGFDVYNCSIPFTWEGKEYIYGRVEKREEWARSWVRLFERTGEKDYTLVKDHMIYQLEDPYISIIHGEMVLGGTHVRKQNSKVETYYGYFYRGRDLNDLVYFTTGPDYMKDIRLVELMDGRIGVFSRPRNEEIEKKYGSGAMIGFAVISSLEELTNDVIEAAELVPGIFDRGEWGGCNQAYLLEDGTIGVIGHQCYTQPIEEGEALAVYMNISFEFNPQTLEVTNKKVIGTRSCYPEGPAKLPNLIDCTFTSGIVMREDKKADLYAGIGDTMEGCITIDYPFHAKLK; from the coding sequence ATGTCTATTAAGGATTGGAAAATTCAGTTTGAACAGGAGAAGGACAAGAAGGTGTATCATAGTACAGTTCTGACTTTTCATGGGGTGGAAGGTTTTGATGTGTATAACTGTTCTATACCTTTTACCTGGGAGGGAAAAGAGTATATCTACGGAAGAGTGGAAAAAAGAGAAGAATGGGCAAGGTCCTGGGTCAGATTGTTTGAAAGGACAGGGGAGAAGGATTATACGCTGGTAAAGGATCACATGATTTATCAGTTGGAGGACCCTTATATCAGCATTATTCACGGTGAGATGGTGCTTGGGGGAACTCATGTGAGAAAGCAGAACAGCAAGGTGGAGACTTATTACGGTTATTTCTACAGAGGAAGAGATTTAAATGATTTAGTCTACTTTACTACAGGGCCTGATTATATGAAGGATATTCGTCTGGTTGAACTTATGGATGGTAGAATTGGGGTATTTTCAAGACCCAGAAATGAAGAAATAGAAAAGAAATATGGCAGTGGTGCCATGATTGGCTTTGCTGTAATTTCTTCCTTGGAAGAACTGACCAATGATGTGATAGAAGCAGCAGAGCTGGTACCGGGTATTTTTGACAGAGGTGAATGGGGCGGCTGTAATCAGGCATATCTGCTGGAGGATGGAACGATAGGCGTTATCGGACATCAGTGCTATACCCAACCCATTGAGGAGGGAGAAGCTCTGGCGGTTTATATGAATATTTCTTTTGAATTTAATCCTCAGACGTTAGAAGTCACAAATAAGAAAGTGATTGGAACCCGTTCCTGTTATCCGGAGGGACCTGCTAAATTACCTAACCTGATTGATTGTACGTTTACTTCAGGAATTGTTATGAGGGAGGACAAAAAAGCGGACCTATATGCGGGTATAGGTGATACCATGGAAGGCTGTATAACGATAGATTATCCTTTTCATGCAAAATTAAAGTAG
- the pgmB gene encoding beta-phosphoglucomutase, which produces MKYKAVIFDLDGVICHTDRYHYLAWKQLADKIGVYFDEAINNRLRGVSRMASLEIILEGWKGTKFTEEEKTELAEEKNGRYKELLKEMTPNDLPAEVKATLEQLRTSGILLSIGSSSKNARFILERIGLSGFFDAISDGNNITKSKPDPEVFLMAAEYLNVEPESCLVVEDAKAGIDAARAAGMDSAAIGDAYGYPMAEYSLKGFIDLVKICEAK; this is translated from the coding sequence ATGAAATACAAAGCAGTTATTTTTGATCTTGATGGAGTTATCTGCCATACGGACCGGTACCATTACCTTGCCTGGAAGCAGTTGGCGGACAAAATCGGTGTATATTTTGATGAGGCAATCAACAATAGATTAAGAGGAGTAAGCCGGATGGCGAGCCTAGAGATAATATTGGAAGGTTGGAAGGGAACTAAGTTTACAGAAGAAGAAAAGACAGAACTTGCCGAAGAAAAGAATGGCAGATATAAAGAGCTTCTGAAAGAGATGACCCCAAATGACCTGCCAGCTGAGGTAAAGGCTACACTGGAGCAGCTTAGAACCAGCGGAATATTACTAAGCATTGGTTCCTCCAGCAAGAATGCAAGATTTATATTAGAGAGAATAGGCCTCTCCGGATTTTTTGATGCAATTTCAGACGGAAATAACATTACGAAATCAAAACCTGACCCGGAAGTTTTTCTGATGGCTGCGGAGTATTTAAACGTTGAGCCGGAGAGCTGTCTTGTAGTGGAAGATGCTAAGGCAGGTATTGATGCCGCGCGAGCAGCAGGAATGGATAGTGCCGCTATAGGAGATGCATATGGTTATCCTATGGCAGAGTATAGCTTAAAAGGATTTATTGATTTAGTAAAAATCTGTGAAGCAAAATAG